Part of the Micromonospora inyonensis genome, CACTGTCGCACCGAGCGCTCGCGCCACTGCGCGCGACGGGCGGGATCGGAGAAGAACGCACGCACCCGTTCAGCCGCTGCCTTCCGGTGTTCCGGCTGTGACCAGTAGGCCGCCTGTCGTTCACGCATCCGGTCGGCGTGGGCCCGCTGGTCGTCAATGCCGAGTGCGTTGTACCAGTCCTGGAAAGCCTGCTCGACCTTCGCCCGGAAAACGGGCGATTCGTTGAGGGCGAAAAGGCGGGCCAGACATGCCTCGCGGAAGGCCGGATCCTGCCACTGCGTTGTGAGCATCGCCGAGCGGAGTTCGCGGCCTCCGTTGTCGAACCATCTCCGCCAGCCGGCGTGGACATGGTCGCCCATCATCGCCGCATGCAACGCGGAGTGGTCCGCCCACGTCATCCGGCGCAGGTTTCGCGGGTCGTTGTTGCGTTTGTCGATGTCGACGTGATGCCGCACGTTGCCGTTCTCAGCGCTGTCCCTGCCATGCCGGAGGTTCCAGGCGTCCGCCAGGTAGTGGGTGTACACCCACTCCTCGCGGTCGTTCATCCAGACCCGCTCGTAGCCCTCCAGTTTGTGTCCGTCCGCCTTCCTGGACAGGCTGCGGTAGAGCGGCATGAGGGAATCGCCCTCGACGAGCGCGTCGGCCCGCCGGTAGGACCCGTCGCGAAGTCGGAAGAGGTGATCGGGTGTACACCGGACGGATTCACCGTTGTCAAGGTTCACGCGCACCAGCGACGCGTCACGTTTGGTGAGCCGAGGTGCCGCCAACGGAGCGACGACGACCCGGCCCGCCCGGTTGGTCGTGTAGCCGAAGTGACTGATGCCCTTGTCCCAGTCGGAAGCGAGGTCGGCGAACGAGCGGCTCCGGCCGGAGGCGAGGGCGACCATGGTGTCACCGGTGAAGCACCCGAGAGCGCTGTCGCCCTCGACGATGAACAGCTCGCTGCGGTCCACGCCGGTGGAGCGACAGTCGACCAGTTTCGCCGGCATCGCCGCGCCCTCCAGGGCGGTCTTGCGCCGGGCGGCGTCCTTCTGCTGCTTCTGGGTCAGCCGCACGCGGGCCGCGTCGACGATCTTCTGGAGGACGGTGCGCGCCTCGGCCTTGGTCCGGCGGTCCTCCAGCCACGCCTTGAGGTGCTGCTCCACCAGGGACTGCATGACCTTGGTGATGCCGGCGGTGGAGAGTTCGTCCTTGGTCTGCGAGGTGAACTGCGGCTCGGGGATGCGCACGTGCACCACGGCGGTCATCCCCTCCAGGACGTCGTCCAGGGTGGGCGGGTCCTCCTTGGCCCGGAGCAGGCCCCGGGTGTTGCGGACGGCGTCGGCGAGGGTCCGGGTCAGCGCCCGCTCGAAGCCCTTGCGGTGGGTGCCGCCGTGCGCGTTGCGGATGGTGTTGGTGAAGCACTCGACGGTGCGCTCGTAGCCGGTGCCCCAGCGCAACGCCACCTCGACCTCGGCGCGGCGCTGCACGTTGGACTGCATGACGCCGTTGGCGTCGGCGGCGTTCTCCCGGTAGGTGCCCTCGCCGGTGACCAGCAGGGTGCCGGAGACGGCCCGGTCGCCGGCCGGGGCGAGGAACTCCACCATGTCCGCGAGCCCGTTCGGGTAGTGGAACTCCTCCCGGGTCGGCTCCTCGCCGGTCTCGTCGCGCAGCAGGTAGTTGACGCCGGGTACCAGGAAGGCGGTGTTGCGCAGTTTCATCCGGACCGCGGCGACGTCCAGTCGCGCGCCGGTCTCGAAGTAGCGCGCGTCGTGCCAGTACCTGATCGAGGTGCCGGTCCGCTGGCCTCGCTTCATCGCGCCGACCACCTGGAGGCCGGGGCCGGGGGTGAAGGGGTCGTCCGGGCCGGGGCCGTCGAAGATGCCGGGCACCCCGTGCCGGAACGACATGGCGTGGACCTTGCCACCCCGGCGCACCGTCACGTCGAACCGACGGGAGAGCGCGTTGACCGCCGAGGCACCGACGCCGTGCAGGCCGCCGGAGGTCTTGTAGCCGGAGCCGCCGAACTTGCCGCCGGCGTGCAGCCGGGTCAGCACCAGCTCGACGCCGGAGATGCCGGACTTGGCGTGCACGTCGGTGGGGATGCCCCGCCCGTCGTCGTCGACCTGCACCGAGCCGTCGGCGTGCAGCACGACCTCGATCCGGGTGGCGTGGCCGGCGACCCCCTCGTCGGTGGAGTTGTCGAGGATCTCGTTGACGAGGTGACCCACGCCACGGCTGTCGGTGGAGCCGATGTACATGCCGGGGCGCTTGCGGACGGCGTCCAGCCCCTCCAGGTGGGTGAGGTCGTCGGCCCCGTAGAGAGGCTCAAGCTCTGCGGTCAACTTGGTCGTACTCCCAGGTCTCGGCGGTGCGGGGCCACCTCCGGCGAAGATCGCCGGAGGACGGCACGCCGCAGCGAGCCTAGCCGGATGCGCCGACATAACGTCGCCGCCCCGCGCCGCGCCCGTCCGGGCGGACCGATCGTGAGCAGGGCGTGGGGCGTACCGCGCGGGGCCGACCCGGGTCCGTCCGGCCCGGCGCGGCACGAATTCCATCGATGAAACCGGTGCCGAACCGTTGACGCCCGCGAGAGGGGCGTGATGTGATCGCGACCTCAAAGACATTCTCACATTTCCATCATTGGATGGAGGTTCGATGTCCGTGTTCCGTCGTACCGCGCTCGCGGCGGCGCTGGTCGTGGCCTCGGCCGGCTTCACCGCCGCGGTCGCGTCCCCCACCCCGGCGACCGCCGCGCTCCCCACCGCCGCGGTGGCACTCGGCGACAGTTTCATCAGCGGCGAAGGTGCCGGCGCGTACGCCCCGGTGGTCGACGTCAACGGGGTGGCCCAGGGCTTCCCGGGCTGGTCCGCGCCGAACAACAACGCGTACTTCTGCCACCGCTCGGCGAACGCGTCCCTGCACCGGGCCAGCCTCCCGGGCATCCAGGACCGGTTCAACCTGGCCTGCTCCGGTGGGCAGCCGTACGACATCGGCGCGGCCTCGGCTGCGCGGGCCAAGGGCCGGCAGGTTGCCTCCCAGCTCGACCAGCTCCGCACGGTCACCCGGACCCACGACATCGACCTCGTCCTGGTCGGGCTCGGCTCCAACAACAGCTCGTTCACCTTCGGCTCGGTGGCGGAGAAGTGCGCCAACCGGTTCATCGCCGACGCCTGGACCGGCTGGTGGGAGTTCTGGGCGTACCTCGGCGGCCCGGTCCCGCAGGAGCCGTGCAGCGACGCCGACCTGGCCACCCCGGCGCAGCTCACCGCAGCCACCGGGGAGACCACCTCGGCGGTCCGGCAGATCCTCGCCACCCTCGCCCAGGTCGACGCCGACGGCCAGCACCGGGTGGTGTTCCAGGACTACACCAACCCGCTGCCGTTCGACCTGTACCCGACCTTCCACGAGCAGGACAGCCGGGACGACACCCGGGACAAGTTCCGGGACCTCGGTGCCGAGCGGTACGCGGCCGGCTGCCCGATCCACCGGGCCAGCCTCGCCCCGGGCCACCGCTTCTCCGCCAGCCTCGGCACCCTGGTGCGGTCGACCCGGGACGCTCTCGCCGCCGAGTTCCCCGGGGCAGACCTGGTCTACCTGAACGTGCAGCGCGCCTTCGACGGCGCCCGGCTCTGCGAGTCACCGACCAGCCCCGCCGGCACCCTGGCCACCCCGATCCGGCTCCAGGACGGGCCGTCCGGGGTTTTCGTGACCAGCCTCTCCGGTTACGACAAACTGGATATCCAGGACATCGCCAACACCTGCGTCACCTACTTCCAGACCTGCCAGGAGTCGTGGCACCCGAACGCGGCCGGGCACCAGGTGCTCGGGCAGTGCCTGACCGCTGCGGCCACCGCCGCCGCCCGCAGCGTGGCCTGCGTACGGGCACCGGACGGCAGGATCAGCGTCTCCTGACCGTCGCCGTCGTCGACGGACCACCGGGACCCCGCCCATCTCCGGCGGGGTCCCGTCGTGTTCCTGCCGGTCCCGTCTCCGAGTTGGGGTGCCGTGGCCGGGGTCCGACGCGTCCGGGCGGCGGTCAGCCCGCCCGCCCGCCGAGGGTGAGCAGCACCGGGCCGGCCGAGCCCGCGACCAGGTCACCGAGGCGGACCTGGTCGAGCACGTCGAGGAAGGCGTCCTGCGCCCGGCGCAACGCGCCGCGCAGGCGGCACCCGGGCAGCAGCGGACAGGCCGGACGGTCGCAGTCCACCACCTCGTCGTCGCCCTCGAACGCGCGGACCAACGCACCGACGGTCAGCCCGGTCGCCTCCTCGGCGAAGACCACGCCGCCGGAGCGCCCCCGGATGGTGACCAGCACGCCGAGCCGCTGGAGGCGTTGGACGACCTTCGCCACGTGGTTGCGGGGCAGGGCGAGCCGCGCGGCGAGTTCGTCCACGGTCGTCCGGTCCGGTGACGCGGCGGTCAGCATGGCGATCCGCAGCGCCATGTCGGTGGAGCGGTTGAGCTTCACGCCACGACCCTAGCCAGCGCGACCGGCGGGCCGGCACGGCCGGAGGTCCCGCCGGGGTGTGATCCGGACGACCGTGGATCCGGGACTTTCGACTCTGAAGAGGTATTTGATCTACCTGTTTATCTGGGCGGGATCGATCGATCAGACCAGAAGGAGTGAGTCGTGCTCACGGAGTCATCAGCAGCGGTGGTCAAGGCGACCCTGCCGGCGGTACAGGCGCACGGGGAGGCGATCACCGGCCGGTTCTACCAGCGGATGTTCGAGGCCCACCCGGAGCTGCTCGACATCTTCAACCGGGGCAACCAGGCGACCGGTGCCCAGCGCTCGGCGCTCGCCGCCGCCGTGGTCGCGTACGCCGAGCACCTGGTCGGGGTGAGCAACCTGCCGTGGGGACCGGTGATGGACCGGATCGCGCACAAGCACGCCTCACTCGGGATCACCCCGGCGCAGTACACCATCGTCGGCCGGCACCTGATGGCCGCCGTCGGCGAGGTGCTCGGTGACGCGGTCACCCCTGAGGTCGCGGCGGCCTGGGACGAGACGTACTGGCTGCTCGCCTGTGAGCTGGTCGCCCGCGAGGCGCGGCTCTACCACACCGCCGGGATCGGCGAGGGCGAGCCGGTGTGGCGGCCCTGGCGGGTCGAGCGGCGGACCCGGGAGACCGCCGACGTCGTCTCCTTCACCCTGGTCCCGGCCGACGGCGGGCCCGTGCCCGACTTCGTCCCGGGCCGGTACGTCTCGGTCGCCGTCGACCTCGGCGAGGGACGCGGCCAGCAGATCCGGCAGTACAGTCTCTCCGGTCGTCCCGGCGCGGGCCACTGGCAGATCACCGTCAAGCGGGTACGCGGCATCGACGGCGCCCCGGACGGGATGGTCTCCA contains:
- a CDS encoding RrF2 family transcriptional regulator, with amino-acid sequence MKLNRSTDMALRIAMLTAASPDRTTVDELAARLALPRNHVAKVVQRLQRLGVLVTIRGRSGGVVFAEEATGLTVGALVRAFEGDDEVVDCDRPACPLLPGCRLRGALRRAQDAFLDVLDQVRLGDLVAGSAGPVLLTLGGRAG
- a CDS encoding globin domain-containing protein, which codes for MLTESSAAVVKATLPAVQAHGEAITGRFYQRMFEAHPELLDIFNRGNQATGAQRSALAAAVVAYAEHLVGVSNLPWGPVMDRIAHKHASLGITPAQYTIVGRHLMAAVGEVLGDAVTPEVAAAWDETYWLLACELVAREARLYHTAGIGEGEPVWRPWRVERRTRETADVVSFTLVPADGGPVPDFVPGRYVSVAVDLGEGRGQQIRQYSLSGRPGAGHWQITVKRVRGIDGAPDGMVSTFLHEQVAVGDTLRLSPPFGEVASAPGAGPLLLVSAGIGVTPAMAALEHLAATAPHRPVTLVHADRAGGTHALRNQLPRLAAALPELRLHLWYEEDGDLIDGLSAEVSAGRVDPELIPLTPDAHVHFCGPLPFMNQVRGGLLRRGVPAGRIAYEVFGPGMLRGDA